gtaactctgggtcttccattcctgtggtggtcctcatgacagacaggtaactctgggtcttccattcctgtggtggtcctcatgacagacaggtaactctgggtcttccattcctgtggtggtcctcatgacagactggtaactctgggtcttccattcctgtggcggtcctcatgacagacaggtaactctgggtcttccattcctgtggcggtcctcatgacagacaggtaactctgggtcttccattcctgtggcggtcctcatgacagacaggtaactctgggtcttccattcctgtggtggtcctcatgacagacaggtaactctgggtcttccattcctgtggtggtcctcatgacagacaggtaactctgggtcttccattcctgtggcggtcctcatgacagacaggtaactctgggtcttccattcctgtggtggtcctcatgacagacaggtaactctgggtcttccattcctgtggtggtcctcatgacagacaggtaactctgggtcttcccttcctgtggtggtcctcatgacagacaggtaactctgggtcttccattcctgtggcggtcctcatgacagacaggtaactctgggtcttccattcctgtggcggtcctcatgacagacaggtaactctgggtcttccattcctgtggcggtcctcatgacagacaggtaactctgggtcttccattcctgtggtggtcctcatgacagacaggtaactctgggtcttccattcctgtggcggtcctcatgacagacaggtaactctgggtcttccattcctgtggtggtcctcatgacagacaggtaactctgggtcttccattcctgtggtggtcctcatgacagacaggtaactctgggtcttccattcctgtggtggtcctcatgacagacaggtaactctgggtcttccattcctgtggtggtcctcatgacagactggtaactctgggtcttcccttcctgtggtggtcctcatgacagacaggtaactctgggtcttccattcctgtggcggtcctcatgacagacaggtaactctgggtcttccattcctgtggcggtcctcatgacagacaggtaactctgggtcttccattcctgtggcggtcctcatgacagacaggtaactctgggtcttccattcctgtggtggtcctcatgacagacaggtaactctgggtcttccattcctgtggcggtcctcatgacagacaggtaactctgggtcttccattcctgtggtggtcctcatgacagacaggtaactctgggtcttccattcctgtggtggtcctcatgacagacaggtaactctgggtcttccattcctgtggtggtcctcatgacagactggtaactctgggtcttcccttcctgtggtggtcctcatgacagacaggtaactctgggtcttccattcctgtggcggtcctcatgacagacaggtaactctgggtcttccattcctgtggcggtcctcatgacagacaggtaactctgggtcttccattcctgtggcggtcctcatgacagacaggtaactctgggtcttccattcctgtggtggtcctcatgacagacaggtaactctgggtcttccattcctgtggcggtcctcatgacagacaggtaactctgggtcttccattcctgtggtggtcctcatgacagacaggtaactctgggtcttccattcctgtggtggtcctcatgacagacaggtaactctgggtcttccattcctgtggtggtcctcatgacagacagtttcatcatagagctggatggttttttgcgactgcacttgaataaacttttcAAActcattaaggaggaaagaaattacacaaattaacttaaggcacacctgttaactgaaatgcattccatcctcatgaagctggttgagagaatgccaagagtgtgtaaagctgtcatcaaggcaaagggtggctactttgaagaatctcaaatagcaaatatattttgatttgtttaacacttttttggttactacattatttgaGAGTTTGTCTTCACTATCTTACAataaaaaaacccttgaataagtaggtgtccccaaatttgactggtactgtacattatgtcatgccaataaagcaatttTAATGAGTTTTGAAAGAGCTGATAATATAACACTTAATCTCTTTTTTTAAACCTTTGAGTTCAATATCTACTTTTCAATTCTAATAGTTTGATGTTTTGCGTCTTCTCACTTTTgtttacttcacttgctttggcaatgtaaacatgtttccaatggcaataaagcccctttgaatttgaaagagagagagaggagtgaaattGTTGTGGACCTGAGAGAGCGTCAGAGCGAGCTCTTTGGCTCGTCATTGTGTCAGAGGATGTTGCCAAGGTCACCAGCTAATCTGGTCAGTTGACTCCTCCCACCACTCCCATAACTAACCCCGGCCACCTGGCTGCCTAATCCTGGCCCACACGGGACCAGGGGATTTCCCTTCACTTACACCACAGGGATGATCACCACTTCCTGGACATCACAGTTATGGACCAGGTTCCATTTCACTCCCTAGCCTCTTGCAATAGAGCTTGGTTGTGTCCAGTAGGCACAAAACAGGAAAAATATAAAAACTTTTGAAACATCAAGGTActatctgaacttgtccaataggaCAATAGGACATTTTTTGCTATGGTGTGCCCTATTGAACACTACCCCTGCCCTGACTGTTTGGCTTTATCACTGAAGAAGACCGGGACAGTATTGACAGATCTGAAAAGACTGGGTAGGTATCAATGCCGTTGCCTGGTTCTCCCAAAGGCTATGTTGTAGCCTCCACCATTTTGATTTAGCCTGTCCAATACTCTCAGATCTGAAAAACCAGAAGAGTAGGGGCAACACCATAGGTGTCAAAAAATGAAAAGGACCCAGGCCAGAGTCAGTGGCACTTCCTGATGGCACAGGGCTTTCCTCTAGTCTAGGACACAGTGGCACTTCCTGCACCACAGAAACAGTGGCAACAGTGGCCCTTCCTGCACCACAGAATGAATGACAGCGGTGCTTCTTACAGTGAGAAACAGCCTTGTGGGCTGGTTTACTGTAGTGGTACAGCAGCCTTGGGGCCTGGTTTACTGTAGTGGTACAGCAGCCTTGTGGGCTGGTTTACTGTAGTGGTACAGCAGCCTTGTGGGCTGGTTTACTGTAGTGGTACAGCAGCCTTGTGGGCTGGTTTACTGTAGTGGTACAGCAGCCTTGTGGGCTGGTTTACTGTAGTGGTACAGCAGCCTTGGGGCCTGGTTTACTGTAGTGTCTACTGTAGTGGAACAGCAGCCTTGGGGCCTGGTTTACTGtagtgtctactgtagtggtgcaGCAGCCTTGGGGCCTGGTTTACTGTAGTGTCTACTGTAGTGGAACAGCAGCCTTGGGGCCTGGTTTACTGTAGTGGAACAGCAGCCTTGGGGCCTGGTTTACTGtagtgtctactgtagtggtgcaGCAGCCTTGGGGCCTGGTTTACTGTAGTGTCTACTGTAGTGGAACAGCAGCCTTGGGGCCTGGTTTACTGTAGTGGAACAGCAGCCTTGGGGCCTGGTTTACTGTAGTGTCTACTGTAGTGGAACAGCAGCCTTGGGGCCTGGTTTACTGTAGTGTCTACTGTAGTGGAACAGCAGCCTTGGGGCCTGGTTTACTGTAGTGTCTACTGTAGTGGAACAGCAGCCTTGGGGCCTGGTTTACTGTAGTGGAACAGCAGCCTTGGGGCCTGGTTTACTGTAGTGTCTACTGTAGTGGAACAGCAGCCTTGGGGCCTGGTTTACTGTAGTGGAACAGCAGCCTTGGGGCCTGGTTTACtctagtgtctactgtagtggtgcaGCAGCCTTGGGGCCTGGTTTACTGtagtgtctactgtagtggtACAGCAGCCTTGGGGCCTGGTTTACTGTAGTGGAACAGCAGCCTTGGGGCCTGGTTTACTGtagtgtctactgtagtggtgcaGCAGCCTTGGGGCCTGGTTTACTGtagtgtctactgtagtggtACAGCAGCCTTGGGGCCTGGTTTACTGTAGTGTCTACTGTAGTGGAACAGCAGCCTTGGGGCCTGGTTTAATGTAGTGTCTACTGTAGTGGAACAGCAGCCTTGGGGCCTGGTTTACTGTAGTGGAACAGCAGCCTTGGGGCCTGGTTTACTGTAGTGGTGCAGACAGACGTCTTATCTTCTGTGACTGAGGTTAGCCTGACCCAATGCCATCAACACAACCAGATAACTACCAGAGGGTTTGTTTGACCTCAGGGATGCTGTGATACCTTTATACAGCGTCATCATCCCCCATATTTAGCCCATGAAAACTACTGTAAAGTTGCCCCCTTGGCCAACTGCCATGCTGTCTAACACCATGCCTCAGATCAGAAGTTACAACCTTCTGGTGGAATGTCTAATGGGTGTGTGCAGCAGGAAGAAACTATATCCATGACCCCCACCATAAGGAGGACTTGAGTCTTAAAGGAATAGTTTACTTTTCGACCTGAACCGCTAACTGATAAACAATTTCCACTAGAATTGCTGCATTCTCCAAATGCTAAAAACATACTAAAGAACCTACAAATAGTTAGGGTGTCTAGGTATGTTGAAAATAATGtactctttaaaaaataaaaagtttaaCAAGAAGTGAACAATCCCGTTAAACAAGATGAGCAGCAGTCTGTCAGGGGGAGTGCAGCGAGGAAGAGGAAATAGCAGGAAGGGGAGGGGCTGTACAGTAGAAGACTGCCAAGGACTTCAAAGAACTCCGGCAGTGATTAAACAACAGGCATGGGGCCTTACTGTAAGCTGTATAGATCATGAGTCCCGGGAGTACATTTCAGGAGTACATTTCGTCACAGACTCTTAGCTCGTAGTTGTGGTGAGTTCGGGGTCTCATTCAACACGGAGAGCGAGTCACTACTTCTGTGGTCAGAAGTTCCATACGTTAAGAGGACGGGGAAGTCCCGAGTTCTATTCTTATGCCTTCTagacagtctgcagcacctgctGTGGCAAGGTTGAAACTAAAAGGTCCTAAAGCAATGGTGTCACTATTTCCAGTGATATTCTCCCTCCCGACAACACCTCAAGTACTGACCAGCACATTCTACTCTCCACGTGTCAACCAAGCCCCCCTGAGGTGATGTTCTGACTAACAGAAGATCAAAAAGAAAGTTACACACTCATTTCTCCTTGCTGTGGACTGATTCAACCAAGCACCAACCAAGCACCAACCAAGCACCAACCAAGCACCAGCCAAGCACCAGCCAAGCACCAGCCAAGCACTGCAAGACTCGTCCAGAGTCTGGATGCCGTTCCATATTCCGTAAGGTTGAACTCTAAAGCCTCTAGATCTGTCAGTGTGGTATTCACCACAGGAGTTGTTGACAGGCCAAACTGGATAGAATGTTTTACTGTAGCTGCCCTGAATCAACCAGTTGACTTCACTGACCGAAGGTTGACATTTTAGTCCCCAGGTCAGAGGGTAACAGCCCGACCCCACAGAGCAGAGAGGATGTCATGCTACTTTCCACCACCAACTACCAGaagtaacagaacacacagaaaaatacacagtctctctctctctccccctcacacacCCCATTAGGCCTCTCTGGGTCTTAACGAGATTTACCAGGAGCCAAAtgggtttactgtgtgtgtgaaagagagggacTGTATGGGACTGTGTGTGGTGTATTTTTCTGTGTACCGTCACTtatccaccccctctctccatctcacacctctccttccccaactctctgtttctctccccccccccccccccccccccctacgaTATCTCTCCTTACCCAGTAGAGAGGAATCCATGAAGAAGGAATCTCCGCTCCAgtgccagacacacacagacacactccattAGGCCTCTCTAGGTCTTAAGTGAGATTTACCAGGAGCCAAAcaggtttactgtgtgtgtgagtgtgtgtgtaaaggtgtgtTCCTCTCCGTCTGCTCTACTAGGCGTTGACAGAGGCCTGAGACATGCCTGCTGCTGCTGACCAGTGTTCAATTTCAGCCCCCCAAAATACCCCCTCAGGCCTGACTGGGATGCCAGTGccaaccaccacacacacacacacacacacacacacacacacaagatagaGGCCTTGTGAGCTATTGCTATTCATAGATAacctctctgctggactgggggGTTTCAGGGCATGGACAGGTGTGCAGGCAGAActgtggtggagggaggggggcaaGCTGAGCCTCAGGGACATGAGGGTGGGATCTGGGAGGTTTTATCACTATGTGAATAGCATAGGGTCATAACGGGGGTGGCAGAGGTGCAGAGGTCAGGGTATTCAAAGTGCAGGGGGTGTCGGACTTCTGAATGAGACAGAGGTGGCTGTCAGGTTTCAAAagttcaccaccaccaccaccaccacatgacCATTCAGACACATCCGGATTCCCCAGGAGGAATTCTCCTATCATGCTTTACTGCATGGGTCATTATTGGGCTGCTCGTTGTGTCTACCCTCAGAGGGCGCAGGCTGGCATGACATCACTATGACAACCACGATGGGCACCCAGTGACAGCGTCCGCTAGATTCCTCCGCTCCGTCCACTGGTGAAACTTTAGGTCAGTCACTAGGGAGGGGTTAGCCAATAGCTAGCCAGAAACTACAAAGTGGAATCTAAATGTGACCACCAGCCATACAGACAGAGTTACTGGTCTGCGAAGAAAGCTGGTGGCAGGGTGAAGGGGTGGGACAGAGTTACTGGTCAGAGAAGACAGCTGGTGGCAGGGTGAAGGGGTGGGACAGAGTTACTGGTCAGAGAAGACAGCTGGTGGCAGGGTGAAGGGGTAAGACAGAGGGGGAAAATACATTTCTGGCTTTCTCACTCTAATAGCTGAGCGATGGATGAGACTTGAAAGTATGGTAACACAAGAATAGTGTCTATGATGTTGAGGAATGAGATGGTTAATGAGGGTGGAGAcagaaacattaacatttttCAGGTGAGGGTAACAAGGAAGTGATTCAAACGTTGCTTCCCCGCTTGAGAAGCGTAAACTCAGACAGAGCTCATTCCGGGAGAACACATTCCCGATAATAAAACTCCTTTTACTTTTTTGTTTACGTTTCAAGTTATCGATTTCATTCAGGGATTAATTCAATCTCCTGAAATAGCTCTACTGCTGACTTGGGGGTGAAGGTTAATGCTAGAAGActccaggtcaaaggtcaaaccAGGAGGGTTGGCAAGCACTCTCTCAAACACATGTATGCACATTATCAGACGGACAAACACACACGAACACTGAGGAAAGCCAAGTCACACTCAGCCAGTCTTTTTCCATCCCTACTCCCCATCCTAGGGGCCAAGCATCTATCCATAGATCGTCATTCCAAGCCAAATAGACAGGAGTGGGATTACCATTCCTATAATGAGGACATGACAGGAAGTGACCATGTGGATTTGTAGACAAGCCTGTACTCCAATGGAAACCGAGGTGTCCCACTGTGGTAAACTAGAGCTGAAGAGAAGACGAGGCTAGGTCTGTCTGTTCCATGGTTTATTTCCCCCTTGCAGTTGACTGAGCTTCCTGTATGCCAGAGTCTGGTGTTGTTGTGGTCGTTAATTCCCAAGGGTTTAGGCAAAGAGTCATCCGACTAGACAACATTTCCTGCCTGCTTCACTTGGGAGAAGTTTGGCTTTAGAAAGCAGAAAGTCTCCTTAAAATGTTATTCTGACTCTATCATGTAATTACTTATATAATTAATAATTGTGCTCACAATTTCAAACTTCACTCAGTGAGGATATTTCCAGGACTTAGACacataaaagtaaaataaataaatgaactgGTCAAATAAAACGGTACGTTTAGGAATACCCGCCACTTCACTGAGAGAGAGGCTAGTCTACATTGTAACATCCTACTGTAAGTGTCCAATGTAACACATGCATTGTAAGAAAGTAGTTATTTGGACAGAACAAAGACAACCGGTTAGAAAAATAAGCATGCGTGTGGCTGCAATTTAATTTGTCAGCGCATTCGGCTCTTCCTGCAATAACCCAACCCCCTGCTGCCTGTCAAAACTAACGGGTTAGATTCACAAATGAGGCCGAGAACGCAAATAGAAATAGCGGAGCGGGCTTGACATTTAGATGGAAAGCTGGGTGTAGAACTGGTCAGCCACAGTACCCAGTTGAATGCACTCTGTGCGGTTTCAATTGAGAGAAAAAAACGTAGTGTGAAAGAGCACGTCTCAGTCTACCGGCTTACCTTTTCTTGCGCTCTACTAAGTCTTTTCTGCATGCTGGTGGCCAGTTTCCCAGTGTTGATCCCTTTCCCCGGTTTCCCCTGCTCCTCAGCCATTTTACCGTTCTTTACTGCTCCGAATCCTTAATTAACAGCTATGCGATGTAAACTGGTGTGAGGAAAGAAAGGGACAGAACTTGTCGAACAGGAGGAAGGGTATGTGCGGATGCGAGGGACTCCCCAGGACTCGGTGCTGCGTAAAAGCCCTCGATAACGGTGTGGGTAGCGCGTAATTGTAATCCCGATGACTGTTTCTGAAAGGTGCAACACGTAATCTAATCAACTCAGGTAGTTTAACAACATAGTCCCACGTGTAAAAACTAAGAAAAAAGTAACTTTTTGGCAATTGACGCAGCAAAGATCCGAAAATCGTCCTTCTTGCTCGTCAGTCAATTGATGAGCGTTTGGTCCGTTAAGGAGCGATTAAATTTCCCCTCTGCTCGTCCATCCTCTTAAAGGCACAGTAGTTAACATTTATTAGCCGACTCGCCAACTGTTATGGATGCAACCGGTGTGTGGGAGTTGCTGCTGCGAATAGACTTCTACTTTATCATTTCATTGAATCATATGAAGTATTTTTAACAGTCTACCATCTatgatttaaaacagttataTAATCTGAGAGAAAGTAGGCCATCTGTAGGCTACATTTTGTTACACGTCGTCGTGGCCACAAAATGTAATCGTTATACTTGTATTCTGCATCTTGGTTTGAATGGGATTCAATGATGCAGTGTAGTTCATTTGAGATCATAGAAGCGTATTATCACGTGGAATTGTCTATCACCCTCGTACCGTATCATGGTCTACCAGTAGATGGCAGTGAGAGAAAGCTGTGCCAAGACTTAAGAAAACAACAATCTTAAATGCTTTATGTAGCCTTCATATAACTTTTATGGCTTCAGCCTTTAAAGTTGTTGCTTGGGTTCATATCTACAGCAAAGATAGTTACAATGTTGCGATGTATAATAGAAAACAAAACCAGGAGCATTTCCATAATATTTAATTTCAAAAAATAAATCTTTAAATATCTCATTATACATAATATTAAAATCATAAATATTTCAGACATCGCTTTAATAAAATACAGTAAATGTTGCCTTAAAATATCATACCTCTAGATATGTTCTATACATGAAGCCTATACTTTCCTTCAGTTGCCAAGTTGCGACATCATAGTTGTGTCGTGTTACGGACATCTTACTGTGAAGCAATCAAAAAAGATCAAAAAAGAAAATGCTTTAGATGTTCTTCATAATGGTAGCTTGATTTCAATGAGACACCTCTCAATGTTAAATAAAACAAACTCTCTCCCCTTTAGAAACTATGGTCTCACCACAGACACGACCAGGTCCACCTGTCCCATTTGTGTGAAGAGGACACACCCATTTGTAGTTTTTCCTCGGGGGTCACAATGATTTGTATACTATGGTGTGAGAGAACACATTGTCTATCTGTCCAGATTCATTCATGGCTCAATCTCCTCTCTCCAATGAAATAGGCGTGGTCAGTCATCAAGCCCCACCCCTTTCCTGAGAGTCCGCCCTCTGCATCAGTGTGCTAGACTCGAGAACAAGGTAAACCCCGCCCTTTTATAGTCAGGTCCAATGGGGCATCAGTCCAGTGGGTCATCTGGTCTGTATATCTCCCAACCAAGCCAGTTACATTACTTCCTCTTCCCCAGCTAGAGTCTCACCTCCCTGGGTCAGCCAGTCCCCAGGGATGGAAGTGTCCAGAGTCCAGCAGCAGACTACCTATCCAGTACAGTAACTGGGAGTACCAGTGAACCCCGGTGTCTCCAAAATGTCCGCCAGCAGAGCCAGTCCAACGGTGCAGCAGGCGGAGCGGGGCGAAGGCCCAGTGGGCGAGGTCATGCCTGTCCACCACCGCGTAGCACGATGCCACCATGCCGTTCACCGACAGCGTCCCATGGCGGGTGAGGGGCGCAAACACACCCTTGTCCTCCTGCACACTCACCCGGGAGATGCGCGAGAGATGCCCCACGccttttctcccctcctccccagacACTGTGGTTAGCACACACTGTCCCGGCCGTGCGTCGCTGGCGTATACCGTCCTCATACTACCCGGAGTTGGCTCCGCCCCTTCAGAGCAGTTTCCCTTGGACACGAACAGCAGGTGGGCAGCGGTGAGTGACAGGCTAACCCCGCCTTCTGTCCCAATGGTGTAGAATTCCTTCCGGGTTGCGGGGTCGCGGTCCAGGAAGGTGAGGACCTCGCTGTAAACGAGCTCTCCGCTGCCGTCGCTCCCTGAAGAGGCGAGGACTCGCTCACCCGGCTGCAGGTCCTGGATCAACCTTTGACCCCCGTCCTCTAGGGTCACCCACGCCCCTCCCGGAAAACACCCCCCTGATTTAGCGGCAACGGagtgctctgagagagagagagagagagacagagacagagagagacatagagagagagacatagagagagagacagagagagagagacagagagagagagagacagagagagagagagacagagagagacagagagagagagacagagagagagagacagagagagagagacagagagagagagacagagagagagagacagagagcgagagagagagagaggttgtgaaACAATGCATTCTGTGAGGTGGGTAGGTACACAGTAAGTCTACGTATAGCAAATATATTCCGCCCTTTAAATAAAGATTAGCTTCTTTATTTCCG
This is a stretch of genomic DNA from Oncorhynchus mykiss isolate Arlee chromosome 7, USDA_OmykA_1.1, whole genome shotgun sequence. It encodes these proteins:
- the LOC110495566 gene encoding indian hedgehog B protein, with the translated sequence MLLPRLVVCLAGCAVILSQVSEGCGPGRGYGKRRSPRKLAPLAYKQFSPNVAEKTLGASGRYEGKITRTSERFKELTPNYNPDIIFKDEENTGADRMMTQRCKDKLNSLAISVMNLWPGVRLRVTEGWDEDGHHSEESLHYEGRAVDITTSDRDRNKYAMLARLAVEAGFDWVYYESKAHVHCSVKSEHSVAAKSGGCFPGGAWVTLEDGGQRLIQDLQPGERVLASSGSDGSGELVYSEVLTFLDRDPATRKEFYTIGTEGGVSLSLTAAHLLFVSKGNCSEGAEPTPGSMRTVYASDARPGQCVLTTVSGEEGRKGVGHLSRISRVSVQEDKGVFAPLTRHGTLSVNGMVASCYAVVDRHDLAHWAFAPLRLLHRWTGSAGGHFGDTGVHWYSQLLYWIGSLLLDSGHFHPWGLADPGR